The following coding sequences are from one uncultured Cohaesibacter sp. window:
- a CDS encoding precorrin-8X methylmutase, protein MTLHSYEKDPAAIYANSFNIIRQEASDALATLPPSLEPVAVRVMHSVGMTDLVSDLRFSPNAADKGVEALQSGTTILVDTQMVAGGISPRFFAPGAALAHNRILVTLNSPEVSDIAQKLNTTRTAAAMELWRPHLEGSIVAIGNAPTALYRLLEMVREGAGKPALVLGFPVGFVGAAESKQTLVDEAAELELDYIAMLGRRGGTPMASAAVNALAIAALGQSDKPM, encoded by the coding sequence ATGACCCTTCATAGTTATGAGAAGGATCCGGCAGCGATTTATGCCAATTCCTTCAATATTATCAGGCAAGAAGCATCTGATGCTCTGGCCACTTTGCCTCCTTCGCTGGAGCCGGTTGCCGTGCGCGTTATGCACTCTGTCGGAATGACCGATCTGGTCTCCGATCTGCGCTTTTCGCCAAATGCGGCAGACAAGGGCGTCGAGGCCCTTCAATCAGGCACCACAATTCTGGTGGATACGCAAATGGTTGCTGGCGGCATTTCGCCCCGTTTCTTTGCGCCGGGTGCCGCTCTTGCCCATAACCGCATCTTGGTGACGCTGAATAGTCCGGAAGTCTCGGACATTGCCCAAAAGCTCAACACCACGCGAACAGCCGCTGCCATGGAGCTTTGGCGCCCACATCTTGAGGGCTCCATTGTCGCCATCGGCAATGCGCCAACGGCTTTGTATCGTTTGCTGGAAATGGTGAGGGAAGGGGCGGGCAAGCCTGCTCTCGTTCTTGGCTTTCCTGTCGGTTTTGTTGGCGCTGCCGAATCCAAGCAAACGCTGGTCGATGAAGCCGCAGAGCTGGAGCTTGACTATATCGCCATGCTGGGCAGACGTGGCGGAACGCCCATGGCGAGTGCCGCAGTCAACGCTCTGGCGATAGCTGCGCTCGGTCAGAGCGACAAACCGATGTAG
- the cobI gene encoding precorrin-2 C(20)-methyltransferase — MINNPKGTLYGVGVGPGDPELITLKAARLIREAVVVAYPAPEGGDSFARDIAKAHITSGTREISIAIPMRPERKAAQDAYDVGAVDVRAELEAGNDVVFLCEGDPFFYGTFMYLYDRLAADFSTEIIPGVTSIVACACRLKQPLVSRNDVLTVLAGPMSDEELEARLALGGSFAIMKVGRHLPRIRALVEKLGLMGRAGYVERATLENEKAVPLADLKEASAPYFSMILIYDGDEAWKN; from the coding sequence ATGATAAATAACCCAAAAGGAACTCTTTACGGAGTTGGCGTAGGGCCGGGGGATCCGGAACTGATTACACTCAAAGCTGCGCGGCTCATTCGCGAGGCTGTTGTTGTTGCCTATCCGGCTCCTGAAGGTGGCGACAGCTTTGCTCGCGACATTGCCAAAGCGCATATAACATCGGGTACCAGAGAGATCTCTATTGCAATTCCCATGCGTCCAGAACGCAAGGCTGCTCAAGATGCCTATGACGTTGGTGCTGTCGATGTCCGCGCCGAGTTGGAAGCTGGCAACGATGTGGTCTTTCTGTGCGAAGGAGACCCATTCTTCTATGGCACTTTCATGTATCTGTATGATCGGTTGGCTGCGGACTTTTCTACAGAGATCATCCCCGGCGTTACGTCGATTGTTGCCTGCGCCTGTCGTCTGAAACAACCGCTTGTCAGTCGCAATGATGTTCTGACTGTGCTTGCAGGCCCGATGAGCGACGAAGAGCTGGAAGCGCGGCTGGCTCTTGGTGGTTCATTCGCCATCATGAAGGTTGGTCGTCATCTGCCGCGCATTCGTGCACTTGTTGAAAAACTGGGGCTCATGGGGCGTGCCGGTTATGTTGAGCGGGCAACGCTTGAAAATGAAAAGGCGGTCCCGCTCGCCGACCTGAAAGAGGCGTCCGCGCCCTACTTCTCTATGATCCTTATCTATGACGGAGACGAAGCATGGAAAAACTGA
- the cbiQ gene encoding cobalt ECF transporter T component CbiQ: MSDLLEEAGRAKMLASGVTQADENLFNHRMWIRDLDPRVRIVTVFLFSICVVQLDQLPLLALALCASLFLLFQAKLPLKSTVKRVVTVDGFIVLLLVMLPFTTAGSVVFNLFGMPASYEGFLQALVILLRANAIVMASLALMATIDAVTFGHALANLRVPERLVHLLLFTVRYVEVLHAEYRRLRTAMKCRAFAPKNSLHTYKSVGYLVGMLMIRSFERSERILMAMKCRGFNGQFHLLKEFSFSKRDFAFALFSILFMSLLLMVEVQHVISA, encoded by the coding sequence ATGAGTGATTTGCTGGAAGAAGCAGGCCGGGCCAAAATGCTCGCAAGCGGTGTGACGCAGGCGGATGAAAATCTGTTCAATCATCGCATGTGGATCCGTGATCTGGATCCCCGTGTAAGGATTGTGACGGTTTTTCTCTTCTCCATCTGCGTTGTGCAGCTCGATCAACTGCCTCTTCTGGCTCTTGCCTTGTGTGCGTCCTTGTTCCTTCTCTTTCAGGCGAAGCTGCCGCTTAAATCGACCGTCAAGCGCGTTGTGACGGTGGATGGTTTCATCGTTCTTTTGCTTGTCATGCTGCCTTTCACCACAGCCGGAAGCGTGGTCTTCAACCTCTTTGGTATGCCTGCCAGCTACGAAGGTTTTTTGCAAGCGCTGGTGATCTTGCTAAGGGCCAATGCTATCGTTATGGCGTCACTGGCGCTCATGGCTACCATCGATGCAGTCACCTTCGGTCATGCACTGGCCAATCTCAGGGTGCCTGAGCGTCTGGTGCATTTGCTGCTGTTTACCGTGCGCTACGTGGAAGTGTTGCATGCCGAATATCGCCGCCTCAGGACAGCCATGAAATGCCGTGCTTTCGCACCCAAAAATAGTCTGCACACCTACAAAAGCGTAGGCTATCTGGTGGGCATGCTGATGATCCGTTCTTTTGAGCGGTCAGAGCGCATTCTTATGGCAATGAAATGCAGGGGCTTTAACGGTCAGTTTCATTTGCTCAAGGAGTTTAGCTTCAGCAAGAGAGATTTCGCATTTGCTCTATTTTCCATCCTGTTTATGTCATTGCTTCTGATGGTGGAGGTGCAACATGTCATTTCTGCTTGA
- the cbiE gene encoding precorrin-6y C5,15-methyltransferase (decarboxylating) subunit CbiE, with protein sequence MSPWLSVIGIGEDGLDGLGDLAWSLIAEAKVIYGGERHLAMMPDEMAIDAEKRGWPAPFSHCFDELEALRGSPVVVLASGDPMYFGIGGTLSRHFSSDDMRVLPFPGSFSIAASRLGWALDKTAKLTIHGRSIETLLPHYMPGARLLVLSRDGTSPREVAEQLCARGIDDAQLTILEHLGGDAEQIYKTEAKALLMSGQSFADLNVLAIALPEQLTHWLPISAGLPDEAFEHDGKMTKRDIRASALAKLMPHPRALLWDIGTGCGSVAIEWLRSHRSCRAIGLEPLEKRRLLASHNASCLGVPSLKIIEDIAPDGLQGQDAPDAVFIGGGLSEEVVDYCLAALKPGGRLVAHAVTLGSERLLIEQFEKKGGELTRLAISKATPVGPYFGWKPSMPVTQWAFIKSLRDQNEKPE encoded by the coding sequence TTGTCTCCATGGTTGAGTGTGATCGGCATCGGAGAAGACGGGCTTGACGGTCTGGGCGATCTTGCCTGGTCGCTGATCGCTGAGGCGAAAGTTATCTATGGCGGCGAAAGACATCTGGCTATGATGCCTGATGAGATGGCAATAGATGCAGAGAAGCGCGGTTGGCCAGCCCCTTTTTCGCATTGCTTTGACGAACTGGAGGCATTGAGAGGCTCGCCGGTTGTCGTGCTCGCCAGTGGTGACCCGATGTATTTCGGCATTGGGGGAACGCTATCGCGCCACTTCAGCTCAGATGACATGCGCGTTTTGCCATTCCCCGGAAGTTTCAGCATTGCCGCCAGCCGTCTTGGTTGGGCGCTTGACAAAACCGCCAAGCTTACAATTCATGGCCGAAGCATCGAAACTCTATTGCCGCATTACATGCCGGGTGCGCGTCTGCTGGTTCTCAGCCGTGATGGAACTTCTCCCAGAGAGGTTGCCGAGCAACTCTGTGCGCGTGGCATCGATGACGCTCAGCTGACCATTCTTGAGCATCTGGGCGGTGATGCCGAGCAAATCTACAAAACGGAAGCCAAGGCACTCCTTATGAGTGGACAGTCCTTCGCCGATCTTAATGTGCTGGCGATCGCGCTGCCCGAGCAACTGACGCACTGGTTGCCGATAAGTGCCGGTCTGCCTGATGAAGCCTTCGAGCATGATGGCAAGATGACAAAACGGGATATCCGAGCCAGCGCCTTGGCCAAATTGATGCCACACCCTAGAGCCTTGCTCTGGGACATCGGCACTGGCTGTGGCTCGGTTGCCATTGAATGGCTCAGAAGCCATCGCTCTTGTCGTGCCATAGGCCTTGAACCGCTGGAAAAACGGCGCCTTTTGGCAAGCCACAACGCCAGCTGTCTCGGTGTCCCTTCGCTGAAAATCATCGAGGACATCGCTCCCGATGGCCTTCAGGGGCAGGACGCTCCCGACGCTGTCTTTATCGGTGGTGGACTGTCCGAAGAGGTTGTCGACTATTGCCTTGCAGCCCTCAAACCCGGAGGACGTCTGGTTGCCCATGCGGTCACCCTGGGCTCGGAGCGATTGCTCATCGAACAATTCGAGAAGAAGGGCGGAGAGCTAACCAGACTGGCCATTTCCAAAGCGACACCGGTTGGACCCTATTTCGGCTGGAAACCTTCCATGCCCGTTACACAGTGGGCTTTCATAAAAAGCCTCAGAGACCAAAACGAGAAACCAGAATAA
- a CDS encoding DUF4198 domain-containing protein yields MYKFLKGAVLASALVFAGTANAHFQLVYTPEVNLEKAGNVPFKLIFWHPFENGHVMDMGTPEEFYAIFKGEKIDLKDSLKPIRFKGSGNEADAFDAALKVKRNGDYTVVLKPAPYYEPSEDIYIQQITKSYVNKGGVPTDWNEPAGLKTEIIPLNKPTDILAGSTFSGRVLSEGKPVVGAEIEIEYIAAAPDMEANTAGEVTTEPAPGGTLTAISDDNGYFTYGIPKSGFWGFAALGVGPDTEHEGKELSQDAVIWIRAYDLK; encoded by the coding sequence ATGTATAAATTTCTGAAGGGTGCCGTTTTGGCATCAGCCCTCGTGTTTGCCGGTACTGCAAATGCGCATTTTCAACTTGTCTACACACCTGAAGTCAATCTGGAAAAAGCGGGCAATGTTCCGTTCAAATTGATCTTCTGGCATCCATTTGAAAACGGCCATGTCATGGACATGGGCACGCCGGAAGAATTCTATGCCATCTTCAAGGGTGAGAAAATTGACCTGAAGGATAGCCTCAAGCCAATCCGCTTTAAAGGATCAGGCAATGAAGCGGACGCTTTCGATGCTGCCCTGAAAGTCAAGAGGAATGGTGACTATACGGTCGTGCTCAAGCCCGCACCTTACTATGAGCCGAGCGAAGACATCTATATTCAACAGATCACCAAGAGCTACGTCAATAAGGGTGGCGTTCCAACCGATTGGAATGAACCTGCTGGTCTGAAAACCGAAATCATTCCGCTCAACAAGCCTACCGATATTCTGGCGGGCTCCACTTTCTCCGGGCGAGTTCTGAGCGAAGGCAAACCGGTCGTCGGCGCTGAAATCGAAATCGAATATATTGCCGCAGCTCCGGACATGGAAGCCAATACCGCCGGTGAAGTGACCACCGAGCCAGCGCCGGGTGGCACATTGACCGCTATCTCCGATGACAACGGCTATTTCACCTACGGTATCCCTAAATCCGGTTTCTGGGGCTTTGCCGCCCTTGGAGTGGGGCCTGACACCGAGCATGAGGGCAAAGAGCTTTCTCAGGATGCTGTTATCTGGATCCGGGCTTATGACCTTAAATAG
- the cbiM gene encoding cobalt transporter CbiM, with protein sequence MHIVDGALSNEVLIAGSAMSAVGLVMGLRKLEMDLIPAAGVLSAAFFVASLIHVPLGFSSVHLILNGLAGIILGWAAFPALFVGLLLQAVFFAFGGISVLGVNTFNIAAPAVLVGLLVNPFLIKAKSADIAAIYGGVAGALAIALTTLCVALALGLSGENFVFQAKLVFVAHIPIMIIEGLLSAAAIYLIYKVKPELLHAMSQKTSGEVAK encoded by the coding sequence ATGCATATCGTTGATGGTGCCCTGTCCAATGAAGTGCTGATTGCAGGTTCCGCTATGTCTGCGGTTGGTCTCGTCATGGGGCTGCGAAAGCTGGAAATGGATCTTATTCCCGCTGCTGGGGTTTTGAGCGCGGCTTTCTTTGTTGCGTCTCTCATTCACGTTCCACTTGGCTTCTCCAGCGTTCATCTCATCCTGAACGGTCTGGCCGGGATTATTCTCGGCTGGGCTGCTTTCCCGGCTCTGTTCGTCGGCTTGCTGCTGCAAGCGGTGTTCTTTGCCTTCGGGGGCATTTCCGTTCTTGGGGTGAATACCTTCAATATCGCCGCGCCAGCGGTGCTGGTCGGCTTGTTGGTCAACCCGTTTCTTATCAAGGCAAAATCAGCCGATATCGCTGCCATTTATGGTGGAGTCGCCGGTGCTTTGGCCATCGCTTTGACAACCCTGTGCGTTGCCTTGGCTCTTGGTTTGTCAGGCGAGAATTTTGTCTTTCAGGCCAAGCTGGTATTTGTCGCCCACATACCGATCATGATCATTGAAGGGTTGCTGTCTGCTGCCGCCATTTATCTGATTTATAAAGTTAAGCCGGAGTTGCTTCACGCCATGAGCCAAAAGACCTCCGGGGAGGTTGCCAAATGA
- a CDS encoding cobalt ABC transporter permease: protein MNKLVKVLASFLLLFACTFAIPASAHKVVVSAYADGNDVEGEIGFSNGDMAVKTEVEVYDDAGTLLGKTMTDEDGIFRYTPTKKEPITFRANLGAGHIATYRLGVDELPDSIGGDAVASEAAAEVENVVEQLKVKSDGAPDPAAVGLDPAALQKLIAAEVHEQLEAFKPDLQDAMWQKVKPLRKVLFEYMEKNDMQAILGGIGYICGLFGIGFYVAARKDRKRLKELSEKNA, encoded by the coding sequence ATGAATAAACTGGTAAAAGTCTTGGCAAGTTTTTTGCTGCTCTTTGCCTGCACATTCGCCATTCCAGCTTCAGCCCATAAGGTGGTTGTTTCGGCCTATGCCGATGGCAATGACGTTGAGGGCGAGATTGGTTTCTCCAACGGGGACATGGCCGTCAAAACGGAAGTGGAAGTATATGACGATGCGGGTACTCTGCTCGGCAAGACGATGACGGATGAAGACGGGATTTTCAGGTATACGCCAACCAAAAAAGAGCCGATCACCTTTCGCGCCAATCTTGGAGCCGGGCATATAGCCACCTATCGTTTGGGCGTAGATGAGCTTCCTGACAGCATTGGTGGCGACGCTGTTGCCAGCGAAGCTGCTGCAGAAGTCGAAAATGTTGTTGAGCAACTGAAAGTCAAGAGCGATGGCGCACCAGATCCCGCCGCCGTTGGGCTAGATCCGGCAGCTCTTCAAAAGCTGATCGCCGCCGAAGTGCATGAGCAATTGGAAGCCTTCAAACCAGATTTGCAGGATGCCATGTGGCAGAAAGTGAAGCCTCTCAGGAAAGTGCTTTTCGAATATATGGAAAAGAACGACATGCAGGCAATCCTTGGCGGTATTGGCTATATCTGCGGTCTATTCGGCATCGGCTTCTATGTCGCCGCCAGAAAAGATCGTAAAAGACTCAAAGAGTTGAGTGAGAAAAACGCATGA
- a CDS encoding ABC transporter ATP-binding protein — protein sequence MSFLLETSDLSYAYHGSGTCVNGASLSLAAGERLGLVGANGAGKSTFLHLLVGLYKAQSGSISAFGRDYSSEEDFALLRRRVGLVFQDSDDQLFCPTVAEDIAFGPLNLGYSRQDAAVIVEETLSMLNLSHLKEKVTHRLSGGQKRLVALATVIAMKPDILLLDEPTNDLDETTRARLVEILLSLPQAMIIVSHDRAFRDQVVTRTVKMENGQIC from the coding sequence ATGTCATTTCTGCTTGAAACAAGTGACTTGAGCTACGCCTATCACGGTAGTGGCACTTGCGTAAATGGAGCGTCGCTGAGCCTTGCTGCTGGCGAGCGTCTGGGTCTTGTGGGAGCGAATGGAGCAGGAAAAAGCACTTTCCTGCATTTGCTGGTAGGGCTCTATAAGGCGCAGAGTGGCAGCATCTCCGCTTTCGGTCGTGACTATAGCAGCGAAGAGGATTTTGCACTTCTGCGCCGACGCGTCGGGCTGGTTTTTCAGGATTCCGATGACCAGCTCTTCTGCCCGACAGTTGCTGAGGACATCGCTTTCGGCCCCTTGAACCTGGGTTACAGCCGTCAGGATGCTGCAGTCATCGTCGAAGAAACGCTTTCGATGTTGAATCTGTCTCATTTGAAGGAGAAGGTTACTCACAGGCTTTCAGGTGGCCAGAAGCGGCTTGTTGCTTTAGCCACAGTTATTGCCATGAAGCCGGATATCCTCCTGCTTGATGAACCAACCAACGATCTTGACGAGACCACAAGGGCACGTCTCGTTGAGATTCTGCTATCATTGCCTCAGGCCATGATCATTGTCAGTCACGATAGGGCTTTCAGGGATCAGGTCGTCACAAGAACCGTAAAAATGGAAAATGGCCAAATTTGCTGA
- the cobJ gene encoding precorrin-3B C(17)-methyltransferase: MEKLIPVAIVCPSAAASDLALSIKTALKSAGHPVELHGKGGIDGFDVSFVDSLSHLKGLFCEGRAIIALYASGIVIRALAPLLDSKFDEPPVLAVARDGSSVVPLLGGHHGANDMAHLLADALKAHAAVTTAGDCRYRVALDNPPKGWKLLYPKMAAPVMARIVDGEAVSVAAELEWLDNSELARSDNAAISLDVSFSPVPEAASQTGLTYCPQKLAIGVGCERGVAAADLIAHIEKVLEDNSLAAEAVGMLASIDVKMDEDGIHQAAEYFGVPVRFFSASELEAEKEDLETPSDVVFAEVGCHGVAEGAALAAVGPEGSLLVAKQKSQRVTCAIGLANEPFTNEFPGKKRGSLAVIGIGPGTPNWRTPQATNLIAGAEKLVGYKFYLDLLGPMADDERRCDFPMGSEKDRCRYALEEAGKGYDVALICSGDGGIYAMGALVMELLDRDAENGGVSDDAKRVALTHVPGISALQAASARFGALLGHDFCTISLSDLLTPWETIEQRVKAAAEGDFVIAFYNPVSKKRRTQLLRAKEILLTKRPAETPVLLASNLGRPDEELKMRTLATLDIEEVDMLTVVLVGSSQSRAWRSGDRSCGDDGWMAYTPRGYAKRIDGENRE, from the coding sequence ATGGAAAAACTGATCCCCGTTGCTATTGTCTGCCCAAGCGCAGCGGCTAGCGATCTCGCTTTGTCAATCAAGACCGCGCTCAAGAGTGCTGGCCATCCGGTCGAGCTGCACGGCAAAGGCGGCATTGATGGATTTGATGTATCCTTTGTCGACAGTCTAAGCCATCTTAAGGGATTGTTCTGCGAAGGGCGTGCCATCATCGCACTTTATGCCAGCGGCATCGTTATTCGTGCTCTTGCGCCACTGCTCGATAGCAAGTTTGACGAACCGCCAGTTCTTGCAGTCGCGCGTGATGGTTCGTCGGTGGTCCCTCTGCTTGGTGGGCACCACGGAGCAAACGATATGGCGCATTTGCTGGCTGATGCCCTGAAGGCTCATGCCGCGGTGACCACGGCTGGCGACTGCCGCTATCGGGTTGCATTGGACAATCCGCCCAAAGGCTGGAAGCTTCTTTACCCAAAGATGGCCGCACCCGTAATGGCGCGTATCGTCGATGGCGAAGCCGTATCTGTTGCTGCCGAGTTGGAATGGCTGGACAATAGCGAACTGGCACGTTCGGACAATGCTGCAATCAGCCTTGATGTCAGCTTTTCGCCAGTGCCTGAAGCAGCATCGCAAACAGGCTTGACCTATTGTCCGCAAAAGCTGGCCATCGGCGTTGGCTGTGAGCGGGGTGTCGCTGCTGCGGATTTGATTGCGCATATCGAAAAGGTTCTGGAGGATAACAGCCTAGCTGCAGAAGCTGTTGGTATGTTGGCATCTATCGATGTGAAAATGGATGAAGATGGCATTCATCAAGCTGCCGAGTATTTTGGTGTGCCGGTTCGCTTTTTCTCGGCATCCGAACTTGAAGCCGAAAAGGAAGACTTGGAAACGCCATCGGACGTGGTTTTCGCCGAGGTTGGTTGTCATGGTGTGGCTGAAGGGGCTGCCCTCGCAGCTGTTGGACCTGAGGGCTCTCTGCTGGTTGCAAAGCAGAAATCTCAACGGGTCACCTGTGCAATCGGGTTGGCCAACGAGCCGTTTACCAACGAGTTTCCCGGCAAGAAGCGTGGGTCTCTTGCGGTCATCGGTATTGGTCCCGGCACTCCTAATTGGCGCACGCCGCAGGCTACCAACCTGATCGCCGGTGCAGAAAAGCTTGTCGGTTATAAATTCTATCTCGACCTGCTCGGCCCTATGGCCGACGATGAACGCCGATGCGATTTCCCGATGGGCAGTGAAAAAGATCGCTGCCGCTATGCTTTGGAAGAGGCTGGCAAGGGCTACGATGTCGCGCTCATCTGCTCCGGGGATGGTGGTATCTATGCCATGGGGGCTTTGGTCATGGAGCTGTTGGATCGGGACGCGGAAAATGGTGGCGTTTCGGACGACGCAAAGCGTGTAGCGCTTACGCATGTGCCCGGGATTTCTGCATTGCAGGCCGCATCTGCGCGCTTTGGTGCTTTACTTGGCCATGATTTCTGCACGATCTCTCTTTCCGATCTGTTGACACCATGGGAAACCATCGAGCAGCGCGTCAAGGCCGCGGCAGAAGGGGATTTCGTTATTGCCTTCTATAATCCCGTTTCCAAGAAGCGCAGAACGCAGCTTTTAAGAGCGAAAGAAATTTTGCTGACCAAGCGGCCAGCAGAAACGCCGGTGTTGCTGGCCTCAAATCTCGGACGTCCCGATGAAGAGCTCAAAATGCGCACGCTCGCCACTCTCGACATAGAAGAAGTTGATATGTTGACCGTAGTTCTGGTCGGTTCATCCCAGTCCAGAGCTTGGCGTTCCGGTGATCGCTCCTGCGGTGATGATGGCTGGATGGCCTATACACCACGCGGATATGCAAAAAGAATTGATGGAGAAAACAGGGAATGA
- the cobO gene encoding cob(I)yrinic acid a,c-diamide adenosyltransferase: MKNTEGMTQEEIDARHAEKMKKKKAARDKILATKTEEKGLIIVHTGKGKGKSTAAFGMAFRSIGHGHKIAVIQFVKGAWDSGEKRMLEKFPEQVTIKAMGEGFTWETQDRNKDIENARAAWEAAKEAILDPEIRFVLLDELNIVLRYDYLPVEEIVSFLKNEKPQQTHVVITGRNAKDELIEIADLVTEMTLVKHPFRAGIKAQEGIEY; the protein is encoded by the coding sequence ATGAAGAATACCGAAGGCATGACCCAGGAAGAGATCGATGCTCGGCATGCGGAAAAGATGAAAAAGAAAAAGGCGGCGCGGGACAAGATCCTTGCCACCAAAACCGAGGAAAAGGGGCTGATCATAGTCCATACCGGCAAAGGCAAGGGCAAATCGACCGCAGCCTTTGGCATGGCATTTCGCTCCATCGGACATGGGCACAAGATTGCTGTCATCCAGTTTGTCAAAGGGGCCTGGGATAGCGGCGAAAAGCGCATGTTGGAGAAATTTCCCGAACAGGTGACGATCAAGGCCATGGGCGAAGGCTTCACTTGGGAAACTCAGGACCGGAACAAGGACATAGAGAATGCACGCGCCGCATGGGAAGCGGCAAAAGAGGCAATACTGGACCCGGAAATTCGATTTGTATTGCTCGATGAGCTGAATATTGTTCTGCGCTATGACTATCTGCCAGTCGAGGAAATCGTCTCTTTCCTAAAGAACGAAAAACCTCAGCAAACCCATGTGGTTATAACTGGGCGCAATGCAAAGGACGAGTTGATCGAGATCGCCGATCTGGTGACGGAAATGACGCTCGTAAAGCATCCGTTCCGGGCTGGCATAAAGGCTCAGGAAGGGATCGAATATTAG
- a CDS encoding sirohydrochlorin chelatase — MTSTENNEKLGLMICGHGSRNQEAVDQFAQLAERLRPRFPDWPVDYGYLEFANPVLSKGLDNLVAQGCTRILAVPGMLFAAGHAKNDIPSVLNSYQAKTPGVTIEYGRELGLDLKMMKAAGARIQEAVDAANAELGEVAITDTLLMVVGRGASDPDANSNVNKLMRMLWEGMGFGWAEVCYSGVTFPLVEPGLEHAAKLGYKRIIVFPYFLFTGILVRRIYNFTDEVAARHPDIQFVKAGYLNDQDYVIETFEDRVAEILEGTNNMNCQLCKYRAQVLGFEAEVGLKQESHHHHVEGVDTKDCEYCEDNKCTNECLKHHPSSEHHHHDHGHDHAHSQGHGHDHGTSHHHDHDHDHDHDHHGHDHHHHHDHGHDHGHSHGEGHDHHHHPYPQADHPLGPKSMYKKD; from the coding sequence ATGACCAGTACCGAAAATAACGAAAAACTCGGCCTCATGATCTGCGGCCATGGCAGCCGAAATCAGGAAGCCGTCGATCAGTTTGCGCAATTGGCCGAACGCCTGCGCCCACGCTTTCCCGATTGGCCCGTTGATTATGGCTATCTGGAATTTGCCAATCCTGTTCTGTCCAAGGGGTTGGATAATCTGGTAGCTCAGGGCTGCACACGCATTCTGGCCGTTCCGGGCATGCTGTTTGCTGCAGGGCATGCCAAGAATGACATTCCCTCCGTGCTCAATTCCTATCAGGCCAAAACGCCCGGCGTGACCATCGAATATGGCCGCGAACTCGGGCTGGACCTTAAAATGATGAAGGCCGCGGGTGCGCGCATTCAGGAGGCTGTAGATGCCGCAAATGCCGAGCTTGGCGAGGTCGCGATCACCGATACGTTGCTTATGGTTGTCGGGCGAGGCGCTTCCGACCCTGATGCAAACTCCAATGTCAACAAACTGATGCGCATGCTTTGGGAAGGTATGGGGTTCGGCTGGGCAGAAGTCTGCTATTCCGGCGTCACATTCCCGCTTGTCGAGCCGGGTCTCGAACATGCTGCCAAACTTGGCTACAAGCGTATCATCGTGTTCCCGTATTTCCTCTTCACCGGCATTCTTGTCCGCCGCATCTACAACTTCACCGATGAAGTTGCTGCCCGCCACCCTGACATTCAGTTCGTCAAGGCTGGGTATTTGAATGATCAGGATTATGTCATTGAAACTTTTGAGGATCGCGTTGCCGAGATCCTCGAAGGAACGAACAATATGAACTGCCAGCTGTGCAAATATCGTGCGCAGGTGCTGGGGTTCGAGGCCGAAGTCGGCCTTAAGCAGGAAAGCCACCACCATCATGTTGAAGGGGTGGATACCAAAGACTGCGAATATTGCGAAGATAACAAATGCACCAACGAATGTCTTAAGCATCACCCTTCGTCGGAGCATCACCACCATGATCATGGCCACGACCACGCTCACTCCCAAGGTCACGGCCATGATCATGGCACCTCTCACCATCATGACCACGATCATGATCATGATCATGACCACCACGGGCATGATCATCACCACCACCACGATCATGGCCATGACCACGGGCATTCTCATGGCGAAGGCCATGATCATCACCACCATCCTTACCCGCAGGCAGACCATCCGCTAGGTCCAAAAAGCATGTACAAAAAGGATTGA